Proteins from a single region of Desulfobacter postgatei 2ac9:
- a CDS encoding outer membrane lipoprotein carrier protein LolA has product MFIKKRLFLGAATVLMAAVISVGANAASLADIQEAAGTIRSISADFIQEKHMKILVKPLVSKGSIRFQSPDALRFEYREPIKNVLIMQGKSVSRYIQKENTFIRDNASAMGAMTVVMDEISQWLKGDFNTKVFDATIEEAPEPGRIILVPKEKAISSFIQEIVLVLSEQPGVFKEVIIRENQDSYTRLRFEKATLNEDINPDVFAAPK; this is encoded by the coding sequence ATGTTTATAAAAAAAAGACTTTTCCTGGGGGCGGCCACCGTACTGATGGCGGCCGTGATTTCAGTTGGTGCAAATGCAGCGTCCCTGGCGGATATCCAGGAGGCGGCCGGTACCATCCGGTCAATCAGTGCCGATTTTATCCAGGAAAAGCACATGAAAATCCTGGTAAAACCCCTGGTTTCCAAAGGAAGTATCCGTTTCCAGAGCCCGGACGCACTCAGATTTGAGTACCGGGAACCCATCAAAAATGTCCTTATCATGCAGGGAAAAAGCGTTTCTCGCTATATACAAAAAGAGAACACATTTATCCGGGACAATGCTTCGGCCATGGGTGCCATGACCGTTGTCATGGATGAAATCAGCCAATGGCTGAAGGGCGATTTCAACACAAAGGTTTTCGATGCGACTATTGAAGAGGCGCCGGAGCCCGGCAGAATCATCCTGGTTCCAAAGGAGAAAGCCATAAGCAGTTTTATCCAGGAGATCGTTTTGGTTCTGTCCGAACAGCCGGGCGTGTTTAAAGAGGTCATTATCCGGGAAAACCAAGATTCTTACACCCGTCTTCGATTTGAAAAAGCGACACTCAATGAAGACATTAACCCTGACGTATTTGCCGCCCCGAAATGA
- a CDS encoding nickel-dependent hydrogenase large subunit — MKIDIGPVTRLEGHLNINTTVENNIITDAKSMGEMFRGFEVFLLGRDPLDAQQITQRICGVCPYAHAIASSYAQEAAYRLRTPPNGRILHNLIQGANHLYDYLLHFYQLSALDFIDVTAITGYTGKDRDLTHLKEWVNHALGSGDSHPAAPFLPRLSGTYVTDADINITALKHYVESLEIQKKANRASAIFGGRFPHATGIFPGGCTRPPDIDAISSYQALIHEVKHFIHHKYLPDLLAVAGAFPEYWHIGQSKGGFMSYGLLPFGPEPDSPRLLSPGVLIDGKVETVKTGAITEDVKFAKYSSPSGLKVTQGRLTPAPHKEGAYSWVKAPRYGGHVLEVGPAARILVDYLQGGNETVKQLVDRFAGMADIRPEQLNSVLGRHLCRAVSAVVIADFLLDQTEQINPSAPFIPEIKIPEAGEGFGLTEASRGALLHYIRIRNYKIDHYECVVPTTWNCSPRDDTGRPGALESALIGTRVEDPAQQIEANRIVHSFDPCLACAVH; from the coding sequence ATGAAAATCGATATTGGCCCTGTCACCCGGCTTGAGGGTCACCTCAATATTAATACAACCGTAGAAAACAATATCATCACCGATGCGAAAAGCATGGGGGAAATGTTCAGAGGGTTTGAAGTTTTCCTTCTGGGTCGAGATCCGCTTGACGCTCAGCAGATTACCCAGAGGATTTGCGGCGTATGCCCGTATGCCCATGCCATTGCCTCTTCTTATGCCCAGGAAGCGGCCTACCGGCTCAGGACACCGCCAAACGGCAGAATTCTTCATAACCTTATCCAGGGCGCCAACCATTTATACGACTATCTTTTACATTTTTATCAGCTCTCTGCCCTTGATTTTATCGATGTGACCGCTATTACGGGGTATACCGGCAAAGACCGTGACCTGACCCACTTGAAAGAGTGGGTCAACCACGCACTGGGCAGCGGAGACTCCCACCCGGCAGCGCCTTTTTTGCCCCGGCTGTCCGGAACTTATGTAACGGATGCGGACATAAATATCACCGCGTTAAAGCATTATGTGGAATCCCTTGAAATCCAGAAAAAAGCCAACCGGGCCTCTGCCATTTTCGGCGGCAGGTTTCCCCATGCCACGGGGATTTTTCCCGGCGGCTGCACCCGGCCGCCGGACATTGACGCCATCTCGTCTTATCAGGCGCTGATTCATGAGGTTAAGCATTTTATCCATCACAAGTACCTGCCCGATCTTCTGGCAGTTGCCGGCGCATTCCCGGAATACTGGCATATCGGCCAAAGCAAGGGCGGCTTCATGTCCTACGGCCTGCTGCCATTTGGGCCCGAACCGGACAGTCCCAGGCTCCTGTCGCCCGGCGTGCTTATTGACGGGAAAGTGGAAACGGTAAAAACAGGTGCCATTACCGAAGATGTTAAATTTGCCAAATACAGCTCCCCATCCGGTCTGAAAGTCACCCAGGGCCGCCTGACACCGGCTCCGCACAAAGAAGGGGCCTATTCCTGGGTAAAGGCGCCCCGGTATGGCGGGCATGTACTGGAAGTCGGACCGGCGGCAAGGATACTGGTGGATTATTTACAGGGCGGCAATGAAACCGTCAAGCAGCTGGTGGACCGGTTCGCCGGTATGGCGGACATTAGGCCGGAACAACTCAATTCGGTCCTGGGCCGCCACCTGTGCCGCGCCGTGTCTGCCGTCGTAATCGCCGATTTTCTTCTGGACCAGACCGAACAAATCAATCCGTCTGCGCCATTCATACCTGAGATAAAAATACCGGAAGCCGGGGAAGGCTTCGGCCTCACCGAGGCATCAAGGGGTGCCCTGCTTCATTATATCCGGATCAGAAACTATAAAATTGATCATTATGAATGTGTGGTGCCGACCACATGGAACTGTTCTCCCAGGGATGACACAGGCAGGCCCGGTGCATTGGAGTCCGCCCTCATCGGCACCAGGGTCGAAGATCCTGCCCAACAAATCGAGGCCAACCGGATTGTACACTCTTTCGATCCCTGTCTGGCCTGTGCCGTTCACTGA
- a CDS encoding methyl-accepting chemotaxis protein has translation MKIRLFARLSITYKIILTVVIVLLICLAASVALLNRFVENQMRLTYTQSLQTLFNAFEDGVKGSLERGQMNNFQKLLHHQKEINGVIEVNLYDRKGAVNLSSNALDKAEPFPEGLLSRIREEKAQVVQKHDSRLVIFGPQPVVADCIRCHPTWKKGEIGGILSLAYDLSALNTVISKLKYFTTAGSVMLLFIMSCMVFIAIQRMVKKPIFNVLSGLKDAAEGDGDLTKRLSVASADELGSLAKCFNTFVEKLQGIIRDIANNSEKQNRSSAELLEISKKMSDAAGIMTERSNAVAAAAVDVSDNMTSTATAAEQSSNNIEMVSSAAEEMSTMIGQIAKNTEETRKNSHYAVSKTQKATDSIKNLELSAHEIGDVVETIKDISEQTKLLSLNATIEAARAGERGKGFAVVANEIKTLAQQTADATHEIQGKVLRIQDSTHQAISEILEISNAIDSVNAMIDTITTSVEEQSGTTREIAGNVSQAALGIQEVTRNVMESSKKVQKIASDIDDVHQAARGMSDRSSEINASADRLSQISKTLKTSVDQFKT, from the coding sequence ATGAAAATTCGTTTGTTCGCCCGACTCTCCATTACCTATAAAATCATTCTCACGGTGGTTATTGTCTTGTTGATCTGTCTTGCTGCTTCCGTAGCGCTTTTAAATCGGTTTGTGGAAAACCAGATGCGACTGACCTACACCCAGTCCCTTCAGACCTTGTTCAACGCCTTTGAAGACGGTGTAAAAGGATCGCTTGAACGGGGCCAGATGAACAACTTCCAAAAACTGCTCCACCACCAAAAGGAAATCAACGGGGTGATAGAGGTCAATCTTTATGACCGGAAAGGCGCGGTCAATTTGTCGTCCAATGCATTGGACAAGGCAGAGCCTTTTCCGGAGGGATTATTGTCCCGCATCCGGGAAGAAAAGGCGCAAGTTGTGCAAAAACATGACAGCCGGCTTGTCATTTTCGGCCCCCAGCCCGTTGTTGCAGACTGTATCCGGTGTCATCCGACGTGGAAAAAAGGAGAAATCGGCGGCATTCTCTCGCTTGCATACGATCTTAGCGCCTTAAATACGGTTATCTCCAAACTCAAGTATTTTACCACTGCCGGATCAGTGATGCTTTTGTTTATTATGAGTTGTATGGTGTTTATTGCCATCCAGAGAATGGTCAAAAAACCAATTTTTAACGTTCTCAGCGGATTGAAGGATGCGGCTGAAGGCGACGGTGACCTGACCAAGAGGTTAAGCGTCGCTTCTGCAGATGAACTGGGCAGCCTTGCCAAGTGTTTCAATACCTTTGTTGAAAAACTGCAGGGGATTATCCGGGATATCGCAAACAATTCTGAAAAGCAGAATAGGTCATCCGCCGAGCTTCTTGAAATTTCAAAAAAGATGTCAGATGCCGCCGGTATAATGACCGAAAGGTCTAATGCCGTGGCAGCAGCGGCCGTCGATGTGAGCGACAACATGACCTCAACGGCAACGGCGGCTGAACAATCTTCCAACAATATCGAAATGGTCTCTTCTGCGGCTGAAGAGATGAGTACCATGATTGGCCAGATTGCCAAGAATACTGAAGAAACCCGCAAAAACAGCCACTACGCCGTCTCCAAAACCCAGAAAGCAACCGACAGCATTAAAAATCTTGAGCTGAGTGCCCATGAAATCGGAGATGTGGTTGAAACCATTAAAGATATTTCCGAACAAACCAAGCTGCTCTCCTTGAATGCGACCATTGAAGCTGCGCGCGCTGGTGAACGCGGCAAAGGCTTTGCCGTGGTAGCCAATGAAATTAAAACCCTGGCACAGCAAACCGCAGACGCCACCCATGAAATTCAGGGAAAAGTGCTCCGTATCCAGGACTCGACCCATCAGGCGATTTCAGAAATTTTAGAAATCAGCAATGCCATTGACAGTGTCAATGCCATGATCGACACCATCACCACCAGCGTGGAAGAACAGTCGGGCACTACGCGTGAAATTGCCGGCAATGTCAGCCAGGCAGCCTTGGGAATTCAAGAGGTTACCCGTAATGTAATGGAAAGTTCAAAAAAAGTTCAGAAAATTGCAAGTGATATTGACGATGTTCACCAGGCAGCCCGTGGCATGTCGGACAGAAGTTCGGAAATAAACGCAAGTGCGGACCGCCTCAGTCAGATATCCAAAACCCTGAAAACATCGGTGGATCAATTTAAAACCTAA
- a CDS encoding beta-ketoacyl-[acyl-carrier-protein] synthase family protein, translating to MERRVVITGSSGITPIGCSKADILKHLESGTSGVGRIRDDELLVEQLNTNVFGTVDEELAYDFPRKYRKTMGPVSLAACRVVDDVIKQSGLDRTFLSSGRVGVSFGSSHGSTVVLKKVYQACFNAQSTDMFSLSAADYLKSMVHTTAVNITRMFGITGRVISSPSACTTSSQSIGFGYEMIKFGVQDAMICGGSEEYDTTTVAVFDNLLACSTHYNDTPHKTPRPFDAERDGLVVGEGAGAVMLEEFESARKRGAIILGEVIGFSTNNNGGNLIMPDLAGVTQVLEMGLENAQINADQIDFISAHATATRIGDVIEARAINNVYGNKPWVSGLKSYMGHTIAACGVIETILTLYMMEKGFIVPTLNLDQVDDRCAMIRHTPQLMETNIQYAAVQNFAFGGINTSLILKRFPRNDK from the coding sequence ATGGAAAGACGAGTTGTCATAACCGGATCTTCAGGCATAACGCCCATTGGCTGCAGCAAGGCGGATATCCTTAAACACCTTGAGAGCGGCACATCTGGTGTTGGCCGGATCAGGGACGATGAACTTCTGGTTGAGCAACTGAATACGAACGTGTTTGGAACGGTGGACGAGGAGCTGGCGTACGACTTTCCAAGAAAATATCGCAAAACTATGGGACCGGTCTCCCTTGCAGCCTGCAGGGTTGTGGATGATGTCATCAAACAGTCAGGGCTTGACAGGACATTTCTTTCTTCGGGAAGAGTCGGGGTTTCCTTTGGGTCTTCTCACGGGTCCACCGTTGTTCTCAAAAAAGTGTACCAGGCCTGCTTTAATGCGCAATCCACTGACATGTTCTCCCTTTCGGCCGCAGATTATCTGAAATCAATGGTCCATACCACCGCCGTCAACATTACCCGGATGTTTGGGATAACAGGGCGGGTCATCAGTTCTCCGTCAGCCTGCACCACCAGCAGCCAGTCTATCGGGTTCGGGTATGAGATGATTAAATTCGGAGTGCAGGACGCAATGATCTGCGGCGGTTCCGAAGAGTACGATACCACCACGGTGGCTGTATTTGATAATCTGCTGGCCTGTTCCACCCATTATAATGACACCCCGCATAAAACGCCCCGCCCCTTTGATGCCGAACGAGACGGGCTGGTGGTGGGCGAGGGCGCCGGCGCGGTTATGCTGGAGGAATTTGAATCTGCCAGAAAACGGGGTGCGATAATTCTTGGGGAGGTGATCGGGTTCTCCACCAATAATAACGGCGGCAACCTTATCATGCCTGATCTTGCCGGAGTCACCCAGGTGCTTGAGATGGGCTTAGAAAATGCCCAGATCAATGCGGACCAGATTGATTTTATCAGTGCACATGCCACGGCGACCCGTATCGGGGACGTGATCGAGGCCCGGGCCATTAACAATGTCTATGGAAACAAACCATGGGTCAGCGGATTGAAAAGTTACATGGGACACACCATCGCAGCCTGCGGTGTGATCGAAACCATTCTCACCCTTTATATGATGGAAAAAGGATTTATTGTTCCCACGCTCAATCTGGATCAGGTGGATGACCGCTGCGCCATGATCCGCCATACGCCACAGTTGATGGAAACAAATATCCAGTATGCCGCTGTCCAGAATTTTGCCTTTGGCGGCATTAACACCAGCCTGATTCTTAAGCGATTTCCCCGTAACGACAAGTAA
- a CDS encoding SufB/SufD family protein: MLDAIDKNLLKAVAGLDGIPKGAFNIRKNGNLLSRAVSENINIEPNEDGTGIVVTVKPGVINESVHIPVILNQAGLHDVVYNTFIIGEGADVTIVAGCGIHCSGNRPEGHEGIHEFRVGKNATIRYQEKHVATGEGKGKRSLNPTTKVYLDENAVVEMELTQIGGVDEAKRVNEAELGAGSSLFVTERILTEGHQIAISENNIILKGHHSKTNLVSRSVIKENSKQDFYANVEARAKSFGHIECDAIIMGNGMNETVPALRALHPDAELTHEASIGKIANDQLIKLMSLGLTYDEAVDRIIRGFLK; the protein is encoded by the coding sequence ATGCTAGATGCTATAGATAAAAATTTATTAAAGGCAGTGGCGGGCCTGGACGGCATTCCCAAAGGTGCATTCAATATCCGGAAAAACGGAAACCTTTTATCACGTGCGGTGTCGGAAAATATTAACATTGAACCCAATGAAGATGGTACCGGTATTGTGGTAACCGTCAAACCGGGCGTAATCAACGAATCGGTACACATCCCGGTAATACTCAACCAGGCCGGCCTGCATGACGTGGTATACAATACCTTTATCATTGGGGAAGGCGCCGATGTCACCATCGTTGCCGGATGCGGCATCCACTGCTCAGGAAACAGGCCAGAAGGCCACGAAGGCATCCATGAATTCCGGGTGGGTAAAAACGCCACCATCCGCTACCAGGAAAAACACGTTGCCACAGGTGAAGGAAAAGGTAAGCGAAGCCTGAATCCCACCACAAAGGTTTATCTGGACGAAAACGCCGTGGTGGAGATGGAACTGACCCAGATAGGCGGCGTGGACGAGGCAAAGCGGGTGAATGAAGCGGAACTGGGCGCAGGCAGCTCCCTTTTTGTCACCGAACGTATATTGACGGAAGGGCACCAGATAGCCATCTCTGAAAACAATATTATCCTCAAGGGTCATCACAGTAAGACAAACCTGGTATCCCGGTCCGTAATCAAAGAGAACTCCAAACAGGATTTCTACGCCAACGTGGAAGCAAGAGCCAAAAGCTTTGGCCATATCGAATGTGACGCCATCATTATGGGCAACGGCATGAATGAAACGGTGCCGGCCTTACGCGCCCTGCACCCGGACGCAGAGTTAACCCATGAAGCATCCATCGGGAAAATCGCCAATGATCAACTGATCAAACTGATGAGCTTAGGGCTCACTTACGATGAAGCCGTGGACAGAATCATCCGGGGTTTTCTGAAGTAA
- a CDS encoding hydrogenase small subunit yields MINRRDFLKLAACLGASLPIAGFPSAVKAALKTIDPKSVPKLIYLQAQSCTGCSVSLLQAEAPGAVSMITQYSKLVYHQDLSAASGKQVLDLMNAYISGNAGDYFLAVEGSIPLGMPDACVIGGKPIADYLSAAARTMSGAVAIGTCSSYGGIPAAEGNLTGAVSLNDFYKAINKKPLLISIPGCPVHPDWVWKTIVHLVKIGLPELTDTRPAAFFSRKVHELCPRYHDFQQEIFAEKLGDQGCLFKIGCLGPDTFADCPTRWWNSGQTWCIDANAPCIGCASPMFARKKDFPFYRNAEIVIPGIPGEKS; encoded by the coding sequence ATGATAAATAGACGAGATTTTTTGAAACTGGCTGCCTGTCTCGGTGCCTCCCTTCCGATTGCCGGGTTCCCCTCCGCGGTCAAAGCCGCCCTGAAAACCATTGATCCCAAATCCGTGCCCAAGCTGATCTATCTTCAGGCACAATCTTGCACCGGGTGTTCCGTATCCCTGCTGCAGGCCGAAGCGCCCGGTGCGGTCTCCATGATTACCCAGTACTCCAAGCTGGTCTACCATCAGGATCTGTCGGCCGCATCCGGAAAACAGGTGCTGGATCTGATGAACGCTTATATCAGCGGGAATGCCGGGGATTATTTTCTGGCTGTGGAAGGGTCCATTCCCTTGGGGATGCCTGACGCCTGCGTCATTGGCGGAAAACCCATTGCAGACTACCTGAGTGCTGCCGCCCGAACCATGAGCGGTGCCGTTGCCATCGGCACCTGCAGTTCTTATGGAGGTATTCCGGCTGCTGAAGGCAACCTGACCGGCGCTGTCAGCCTGAACGATTTTTACAAAGCAATAAATAAAAAGCCGCTCCTGATCTCCATCCCAGGATGCCCGGTGCATCCTGACTGGGTTTGGAAAACCATTGTTCACCTGGTGAAAATCGGACTCCCGGAACTTACGGATACCCGACCGGCTGCTTTTTTCAGCCGGAAGGTCCATGAATTGTGTCCCCGGTACCATGACTTCCAGCAGGAGATTTTTGCTGAAAAACTGGGAGATCAAGGCTGTCTTTTTAAAATCGGCTGTCTGGGGCCGGACACATTTGCAGACTGCCCCACCCGCTGGTGGAACAGTGGACAGACCTGGTGCATTGATGCCAATGCACCTTGTATCGGCTGTGCATCGCCGATGTTTGCAAGGAAAAAAGATTTTCCGTTTTACCGTAACGCTGAAATCGTCATTCCTGGAATCCCAGGAGAAAAGTCATGA
- a CDS encoding B12-binding domain-containing radical SAM protein, with translation MKLKLIYPRWTKLDRQTEFHLPPHGPVVFAAALPDYIDVQFIDENVQTIDYDEQVDVVALSMMLTIQINRGIAIAKKFRSKGIPVIAGGIATMLHAEQMTGQVDAVFLGEAEGRMEKLFDDLKKNCLAPVYDYLSSQPPIESVGPARRDILERDLYNYKGVQMVDLVHASRGCRFNCYPCAVAYLGGRKFRPRPIDKTIEELASIDNNRLFIVDNSLAQDKQWEMDLFREMIPLKKKWCCHPIENDPKVLDLAAQAGAWYVYQAVFDTSDLIRDRIKRYHDYGIGVEGTILLGLDHHTEDSIKRLIDFLLEIDLDLAEFTLLTPFPHTRAWEELNSQKRILSYDWDEYSADKVVFQPKNMAPERLQELLQYSWDAFYQDEPQNIKMYKLLKTVIQKEKADNTYQPRNRNLVRSAFGRPAGQQR, from the coding sequence ATGAAACTGAAACTGATCTATCCCAGATGGACAAAACTTGACCGGCAGACCGAATTCCATCTGCCCCCCCATGGACCTGTTGTGTTTGCGGCAGCCCTGCCCGACTATATCGACGTCCAGTTTATTGATGAAAATGTCCAGACCATTGACTATGATGAACAGGTGGACGTGGTTGCACTCTCCATGATGCTTACCATCCAGATCAACCGCGGCATTGCCATTGCAAAAAAATTTAGGTCCAAAGGGATTCCGGTTATTGCCGGGGGCATTGCCACCATGCTCCATGCAGAACAGATGACAGGCCAGGTGGATGCCGTGTTTCTTGGAGAGGCTGAAGGCCGGATGGAGAAGCTTTTTGATGACTTAAAGAAAAACTGCCTGGCCCCGGTGTATGATTATCTTTCTTCACAGCCACCCATTGAAAGCGTGGGACCGGCCAGGAGGGATATTCTTGAACGGGACCTGTACAACTACAAAGGGGTGCAGATGGTGGATCTGGTCCATGCCTCCCGGGGATGCAGATTTAACTGCTACCCCTGCGCCGTGGCCTATTTAGGGGGACGAAAATTCAGACCCAGACCCATCGACAAAACCATTGAAGAGCTGGCCTCAATTGACAACAACCGGCTCTTTATTGTGGACAATTCCCTGGCCCAGGACAAGCAGTGGGAAATGGACCTTTTCCGGGAGATGATCCCGCTAAAGAAGAAATGGTGCTGCCACCCCATTGAAAACGACCCCAAGGTGCTGGACCTGGCAGCCCAGGCCGGCGCCTGGTATGTTTACCAGGCTGTATTCGACACCTCGGATTTAATCCGGGACAGGATCAAACGCTACCATGATTACGGCATCGGTGTAGAGGGGACCATCCTTCTAGGCCTTGACCACCACACAGAAGACTCCATCAAAAGACTCATTGATTTTCTTTTGGAAATTGATCTTGATCTGGCTGAATTTACGCTTCTGACGCCGTTCCCCCACACCCGGGCGTGGGAAGAGCTAAACAGCCAGAAAAGAATTCTATCCTATGACTGGGATGAGTATTCTGCGGACAAAGTGGTATTTCAGCCCAAAAACATGGCCCCGGAGCGCCTGCAGGAACTTCTCCAGTATTCCTGGGACGCCTTTTACCAGGATGAACCCCAAAATATCAAAATGTATAAACTGTTAAAAACGGTCATCCAAAAGGAAAAAGCGGATAATACCTATCAACCGAGAAACCGGAATCTCGTGCGCTCCGCGTTTGGGCGGCCCGCAGGTCAACAACGCTGA
- a CDS encoding ABC transporter ATP-binding protein encodes MLELKDIYFTVPDEEAGNGLAQKTILDGISFTFEKGKFYGITGPNGGGKTTLAKTIMGINKNTRGQIIYNGQDITDMTITERARQGIAYGFQQSARFKGVTFRDLLSIAAGTDDEGKLMDILARVGFCSLDFLDKPVDSKLSGGEIKKIELATTIARNPGLAIYDEPDTGIDLWTIDPMVRLIKRQITDNGTTTIVVSHNKAFLAAADCLLLIKKGQIAYTGDLEGAMPLLSDLSVCGYANLCEGDIDARCYR; translated from the coding sequence ATGCTGGAACTTAAAGATATATATTTTACCGTACCCGACGAAGAGGCGGGAAACGGATTGGCCCAAAAAACCATTCTTGACGGTATCAGCTTTACCTTTGAAAAAGGTAAGTTTTACGGCATTACCGGTCCCAACGGCGGAGGAAAGACCACCCTTGCCAAAACTATCATGGGGATTAACAAAAACACCCGGGGCCAGATCATATACAATGGCCAGGATATCACGGACATGACCATTACCGAGCGGGCCAGACAGGGAATCGCTTATGGATTTCAGCAATCAGCCCGGTTCAAGGGGGTGACGTTCAGGGATCTTCTATCCATTGCCGCCGGCACTGATGACGAAGGGAAACTGATGGATATCCTGGCCCGGGTGGGGTTCTGCTCCCTGGATTTTCTCGACAAGCCCGTAGATTCAAAACTTTCCGGCGGCGAGATAAAAAAGATCGAACTTGCCACCACCATTGCCCGAAATCCCGGCCTGGCGATCTATGATGAGCCGGACACGGGCATAGATCTTTGGACCATAGATCCCATGGTTCGACTGATAAAACGGCAGATCACCGACAACGGGACAACAACCATTGTCGTCAGTCACAATAAGGCGTTCCTTGCAGCAGCAGACTGCCTGCTGCTCATAAAGAAAGGTCAGATTGCATATACCGGGGATCTGGAAGGTGCCATGCCGCTGCTAAGCGATTTAAGTGTTTGCGGATACGCAAATCTATGTGAAGGAGATATCGATGCTAGATGCTATAGATAA
- the fabG gene encoding 3-oxoacyl-ACP reductase FabG: MSQKTDTKTAVITGASRGIGRAVAIELAKQGYYTFINYHSDKDGAAHTLEQVRAAGSHGEIMQFDVTDREQSKAAIDNIVDRCETIDALVNNAGIVDDGLFIMMKEESWDKVIRTSLDGFYNITKPILKKMVRQKRGVVVSIASLSGLTGNRGQANYSAAKAGLIGASRSIAAEVARLGIRINVVAPGLIETDMTKDLPLANVKTMIPMARVGQPEEVARVVKFLCSEDASYITGQVISVNGGMF; this comes from the coding sequence ATGTCTCAGAAAACAGATACAAAAACGGCCGTCATCACAGGCGCAAGCCGGGGGATCGGCCGGGCCGTCGCCATTGAACTTGCAAAGCAGGGGTATTACACCTTTATAAATTACCATTCGGACAAAGACGGGGCCGCCCACACCCTTGAGCAGGTCCGGGCAGCCGGTTCCCATGGAGAGATCATGCAGTTTGATGTGACGGACAGGGAACAATCCAAAGCCGCAATTGACAACATCGTGGACCGGTGCGAAACCATTGATGCACTGGTAAACAATGCAGGGATCGTTGATGACGGTCTGTTTATCATGATGAAGGAAGAAAGCTGGGACAAGGTGATCCGGACCAGCCTTGACGGCTTTTACAATATAACAAAACCGATCCTGAAAAAAATGGTGCGTCAGAAACGCGGGGTTGTTGTCTCCATCGCATCTTTGTCCGGCCTGACAGGAAACCGGGGACAGGCCAATTACAGTGCAGCAAAAGCAGGACTCATCGGCGCCAGCCGCAGCATTGCAGCCGAAGTGGCACGGCTTGGCATTCGAATCAATGTTGTGGCGCCAGGACTCATCGAAACCGATATGACCAAGGATTTGCCCCTGGCCAATGTCAAAACCATGATTCCCATGGCGCGGGTGGGACAGCCCGAGGAGGTGGCACGGGTGGTTAAATTCCTGTGTTCAGAGGATGCGTCCTACATCACCGGCCAGGTGATCTCGGTCAACGGCGGCATGTTCTAA
- a CDS encoding acyl carrier protein: MDREEIQATIINFIETNFEMSDVGLDDDLNAVHGFDSIDAIELLREIETLMKTKLTRDEEEAAMTIRTVNEIVDFIEKAMAERA; encoded by the coding sequence ATGGATCGAGAAGAAATACAGGCCACCATTATTAATTTCATTGAAACCAATTTTGAAATGTCCGATGTTGGACTTGACGATGACCTTAATGCCGTCCACGGCTTTGACAGTATTGATGCCATAGAGTTACTCCGGGAAATTGAGACATTGATGAAAACCAAACTGACCCGAGATGAGGAAGAGGCCGCCATGACCATACGAACCGTCAACGAGATCGTTGATTTTATTGAAAAGGCCATGGCTGAAAGGGCTTAA
- a CDS encoding cytidylate kinase-like family protein, whose protein sequence is MTRSIHKMIDEQIKRWEMQKKQGVSPVDTCNVITISRQRGSRGHEVAEALAKALGFDLFDYEIVEGMIKETKDSSDRSKTLVETDRAKTLLDTLDEKKMSIVDDLIAALVHKHHLWPDEYSKILLRVLNTIGSHGNAVILGRGGNFVLKDTNALRVRIVASDDMRCKVVQKDKGLSADDAKKLMVSIDANRRAFIRRYFNADTQDPANYDLVLNTDKISVEKAVSIIQAALA, encoded by the coding sequence ATGACCAGGTCCATTCATAAGATGATCGATGAACAGATTAAACGGTGGGAAATGCAAAAGAAGCAGGGCGTAAGCCCGGTGGATACCTGCAATGTGATTACCATTTCAAGGCAACGTGGCAGCCGTGGACATGAGGTGGCTGAAGCACTTGCCAAAGCGTTGGGCTTTGACCTGTTTGACTATGAAATCGTTGAAGGTATGATCAAGGAGACCAAGGATTCTTCTGATAGAAGTAAGACTCTAGTTGAAACTGATAGGGCCAAGACTCTGCTTGACACCCTTGATGAGAAGAAAATGAGTATTGTGGATGACCTGATTGCCGCATTGGTCCACAAACACCATCTATGGCCTGACGAGTATTCAAAAATTCTGCTTCGGGTACTCAATACAATCGGCAGTCACGGCAATGCCGTTATTCTGGGCAGGGGAGGCAATTTTGTCTTAAAAGACACTAACGCCTTAAGGGTGAGAATCGTTGCCTCTGATGACATGCGCTGCAAGGTGGTACAGAAGGACAAGGGGCTGAGCGCGGATGATGCCAAGAAACTGATGGTCAGCATTGATGCCAACAGGAGGGCCTTTATCAGGCGGTATTTTAATGCTGATACTCAGGATCCGGCCAACTACGACCTGGTTTTAAACACAGATAAGATATCCGTGGAAAAGGCGGTCAGCATTATCCAGGCGGCCTTGGCTTAA